One window from the genome of Brachyspira hampsonii encodes:
- the yqeC gene encoding selenium cofactor biosynthesis protein YqeC yields the protein MSKIIIVCGGGGKTSYIKKLSESYKDKKVVITTTAKIFKPEKYTETIDAHSFDNDNIIVLGKEYDEKKLMYAGDEQLENAIKYADIILIEADGSKYYPIKIPNDEEPVIPAFLYEKIYKIVVVMGLHSLKRKFKEVCFRYNLCSEIDSEKIVDLETIKYIADKYYVNKLKCSNIELYLNDFTKNNSITYRKTAFIILASGKSERFSGNKLIHNFKSLNNKTLFENTINKISDVRKLFKEDEKLKNIETSVIVVSIYDDIINKKFENKDYISVYNNNHDEGISSSIKLGINEALKLKADSFVFFVCDMPFLEDYDIFNMLKYFYYSHKNIGAMFTGDNFSNPGVFSSKYINDILNLEYDSGALKIIKKNIEDCFFYTIDKNKLKDIDTREDLF from the coding sequence ATGTCAAAAATTATTATTGTATGCGGCGGCGGCGGTAAAACTTCTTATATAAAAAAATTATCAGAAAGTTATAAAGATAAAAAGGTAGTAATCACAACTACAGCAAAAATTTTTAAACCTGAAAAATATACTGAAACTATTGATGCTCATTCTTTTGATAATGATAATATTATTGTATTAGGAAAAGAGTATGATGAGAAAAAATTAATGTATGCAGGAGATGAACAATTAGAGAATGCAATTAAATATGCAGATATTATTTTGATAGAGGCTGATGGGTCAAAGTATTATCCAATAAAAATACCTAATGATGAAGAGCCTGTCATACCAGCTTTTTTATACGAAAAAATATATAAAATAGTTGTGGTTATGGGGCTTCATAGTTTGAAAAGAAAGTTTAAAGAGGTTTGTTTCAGATATAATTTATGCAGTGAAATAGACAGTGAAAAGATAGTGGATTTAGAAACTATTAAATATATTGCAGATAAATATTATGTTAATAAACTTAAATGCAGTAATATAGAACTATATTTAAATGATTTTACAAAAAATAATAGTATTACATATAGAAAAACAGCTTTCATTATATTAGCATCTGGTAAAAGCGAGCGTTTCAGCGGTAATAAGTTAATTCATAACTTCAAATCTCTTAATAATAAAACATTATTTGAAAACACTATTAACAAAATATCAGATGTAAGAAAATTATTTAAAGAAGATGAAAAGCTAAAAAATATAGAAACTTCTGTAATAGTTGTAAGTATATACGATGATATAATAAATAAAAAATTTGAAAATAAAGATTATATTTCTGTATATAATAATAATCACGATGAAGGAATAAGCTCTTCTATAAAACTCGGCATTAATGAGGCTTTAAAACTCAAAGCTGATTCATTTGTTTTTTTTGTATGCGACATGCCTTTTTTAGAAGATTATGATATTTTTAATATGCTTAAATATTTTTATTACAGTCATAAGAATATAGGTGCTATGTTTACAGGAGATAATTTTTCAAACCCGGGAGTATTCTCATCAAAATATATTAATGATATTTTAAACTTAGAGTATGACAGCGGAGCATTGAAAATTATAAAAAAAAATATTGAGGATTGTTTCTTTTATACTATAGATAAAAATAAATTGAAAGATATAGATACCAGAGAAGATTTATTTTAA
- a CDS encoding uracil-xanthine permease family protein: MSTNEKTQSALFEYEAVPKMSQAFPLAIQHVVAMIVGCVTPALIVSSAAGLKSGSPEQILLVQSSLVFAAISTIIMVFPIPITKNYHIGARLPMIIGVSFAYVSTMQSIARGPEGTGLGVRGLAIIFGAQVVGGIVAIIFGLAVEKIRKLFPPLIAGTVVFTVGLSLYPTAVRYMAGGSTLYSINGEVVPFGSWQYWAVAGITLIAVIFFNQFTKGFLKLASILMGLIIGYIAAFFFGMINFTSVVNAGIFQAPKLLPFGIEFDPSAAIAIALLFAVNSVQAIGDFSATTSGGMGRMPTDKELKCGITAYGLTNILSSMFGCLPTATYSQNVGIVATTKVINRIVFLIAAVIILIAGLFPKFSALLTTIPSCVLGGATIMVFASIAMTGIKLVFTENMGPRNTLIVGLAVALGMGTVQVGGALDTFPAWAKTVFGSSPVVIATCVAIILNVVLPKEEAKK; the protein is encoded by the coding sequence ATGAGTACAAATGAAAAAACTCAAAGTGCTTTGTTTGAATACGAAGCCGTTCCAAAGATGTCGCAGGCTTTTCCGCTAGCTATTCAGCATGTAGTTGCTATGATTGTAGGCTGTGTAACTCCTGCTCTTATAGTCTCTTCTGCTGCCGGACTTAAAAGCGGAAGCCCAGAACAAATACTCTTAGTTCAATCATCTTTGGTATTTGCTGCTATCTCTACAATAATAATGGTTTTCCCTATACCTATTACCAAAAATTATCATATAGGTGCCAGACTTCCTATGATTATTGGTGTTAGTTTTGCTTATGTATCTACTATGCAGTCTATAGCAAGAGGTCCTGAAGGTACAGGTCTTGGAGTAAGAGGTTTAGCTATTATATTTGGTGCTCAGGTAGTAGGAGGTATAGTTGCCATTATATTCGGACTTGCTGTTGAAAAAATAAGAAAATTATTCCCTCCTCTAATTGCCGGTACTGTTGTATTTACTGTTGGGCTTTCTTTATATCCTACTGCTGTTAGATATATGGCTGGAGGAAGTACATTATACAGTATAAATGGAGAAGTTGTTCCTTTTGGTTCTTGGCAGTATTGGGCTGTTGCAGGAATAACACTTATCGCCGTTATTTTCTTCAATCAATTTACTAAAGGGTTCTTGAAACTAGCTTCTATACTTATGGGATTAATAATAGGATATATAGCTGCATTTTTCTTTGGAATGATTAATTTTACTAGCGTAGTTAATGCAGGTATCTTCCAAGCTCCTAAATTACTTCCTTTTGGTATAGAGTTTGATCCTTCTGCTGCAATAGCTATAGCTCTTTTATTTGCTGTAAACTCAGTTCAGGCTATAGGAGACTTCTCTGCTACTACTTCAGGAGGTATGGGAAGAATGCCTACTGATAAAGAATTAAAATGCGGTATCACTGCTTATGGACTTACTAACATATTATCTTCTATGTTTGGATGCTTACCTACTGCTACTTACAGTCAGAATGTTGGTATAGTTGCTACTACTAAAGTTATTAATAGAATAGTATTTTTAATCGCTGCCGTTATAATATTAATTGCAGGATTATTCCCTAAATTCTCAGCCTTACTTACTACAATACCTTCTTGTGTATTAGGAGGTGCTACTATAATGGTATTTGCTTCTATAGCTATGACAGGTATTAAATTAGTATTCACTGAAAATATGGGTCCTAGAAACACATTAATAGTAGGACTTGCTGTTGCTTTAGGTATGGGTACTGTTCAAGTTGGAGGTGCTTTAGATACTTTCCCTGCTTGGGCTAAAACTGTATTTGGAAGCAGCCCTGTTGTTATAGCTACTTGTGTTGCTATTATACTTAATGTTGTTCTTCCTAAAGAAGAAGCTAAAAAATAA
- a CDS encoding FAD binding domain-containing protein, with product MAVTLKAKNINEALDFRAENDSVIFAGGTDLMVEHLRGSSLIAKFNKPILFINDIDELKGIKEDENNIIIGALTTFDEIIRSNLTPQVLKESALGIAGPPIRNIATIGGNICNASPSADSLPSLYAMDAVLVLKSKNSQREVKIKDFITGVSKTILKNDEILTHIIIPKKDYKYSFYRKIGTRKANALSKLAVCALVCKENDKYRFKISFCTLGVTITRDESIEEKYIVSDIKEWKNNIKSIQEAYSSIMNPRNSARSTALYRKKCALNLIEYFLDDINL from the coding sequence ATGGCAGTAACTTTAAAAGCTAAAAATATTAATGAAGCATTAGATTTCAGAGCAGAAAATGATTCTGTGATTTTTGCAGGCGGTACTGATTTAATGGTAGAGCATTTAAGAGGAAGCAGTTTAATAGCTAAATTTAATAAACCTATATTATTTATAAATGATATAGATGAATTAAAAGGCATAAAAGAAGATGAAAATAACATTATCATAGGAGCATTAACTACATTCGATGAAATTATTAGATCTAATCTAACTCCTCAGGTATTAAAAGAAAGTGCCTTAGGAATAGCAGGTCCTCCTATTAGAAATATTGCCACTATAGGAGGAAATATATGCAATGCCTCCCCTTCTGCAGACAGCTTACCTTCTTTATATGCTATGGATGCAGTTTTGGTATTAAAAAGCAAAAATTCTCAAAGAGAAGTAAAAATAAAAGATTTTATTACCGGAGTAAGCAAAACAATATTAAAGAATGATGAAATACTTACTCATATCATAATACCAAAGAAAGATTATAAGTATTCCTTTTATCGAAAAATAGGAACTAGAAAAGCTAATGCATTATCTAAACTTGCCGTATGTGCATTAGTTTGCAAAGAAAATGATAAGTATCGATTTAAAATAAGTTTTTGTACATTAGGTGTTACGATTACAAGAGATGAAAGTATAGAGGAAAAATATATTGTCTCAGATATAAAAGAATGGAAGAACAATATTAAATCTATACAGGAAGCATATTCTTCAATTATGAATCCTAGAAACAGTGCTAGGTCAACTGCTTTGTATAGAAAGAAATGTGCTTTAAATTTAATTGAATATTTTTTAGATGATATAAATCTATAA
- a CDS encoding (2Fe-2S)-binding protein translates to MSIKFKVNGNEINTELEPLTRLIDFIRDELKLTGTKEGCGEGECGACAVVMNGKVVNSCLIPIILCEGKEIITIEQYAETEKGKIVTKAFMEEGAVQCGFCTPGMVMSSEAILNDTKGKPTEYQVRKGLSGNLCRCTGYDHIVSAVLRASDIAFKEGKNLWQ, encoded by the coding sequence ATGTCTATAAAATTTAAAGTAAACGGAAATGAAATTAATACAGAATTAGAGCCTTTAACTAGGCTAATAGATTTTATAAGAGATGAATTAAAACTTACAGGTACTAAAGAAGGCTGCGGCGAAGGAGAATGCGGAGCTTGTGCTGTAGTTATGAATGGAAAAGTTGTCAATTCATGTTTAATACCTATAATTTTATGCGAAGGAAAAGAAATTATAACTATAGAACAATACGCAGAAACAGAAAAAGGAAAAATAGTAACAAAAGCTTTTATGGAAGAAGGTGCCGTACAATGCGGTTTTTGTACTCCGGGTATGGTTATGTCTTCTGAAGCTATTTTAAATGATACTAAAGGAAAACCTACAGAATACCAAGTAAGAAAAGGATTATCAGGAAATCTATGCAGATGCACTGGATATGATCATATAGTAAGTGCTGTATTGAGAGCTTCTGATATAGCTTTTAAGGAGGGTAAAAATTTATGGCAGTAA
- a CDS encoding xanthine dehydrogenase family protein molybdopterin-binding subunit encodes METLIKELKNSVSRVDAFDKITGRTKYLNDIDFGNEVLHAKIVYSTKARAKILKINIPELPEGYSVIDYRDVPGKNAAAMIISDWRPFADDNVRYIGETILLIVGPDKNVVYDIAEKVTIEYQDLEPVLNIDDSKKLLGGPIYGDDNIFVSFKAGYGNVDEAFKKAKTIIEETYYTPYQEHLYMEVNGTVGVWENNGVTLYSSTQCPYYVQKAVAPVLGVEESKVRVISPTIGGGFGGKEHYPDILSAAVAVAVHKLKKTVKLILDRQFDMAYSVKRQPAQITTKIALDENNNITALDIISDMDAGAYESSSRVIMQRCTYTAANVYHFPNVRVLGRLYCTNNVPSCAFRGFGGPQAIFAIERTMDNIAKKIGIDPIELKRKYFVKQNDPTITGGIFHDNIILPKMLDLALKESDYEEKRKKYKDDMYRGIGISCFLHGCAFTGSGERDIIKAKLKLKKKGNKVTILTSNTEIGQGLHTTFRKIAAYNLQIPLENIDISVYDTNIIPNTGPTVASRSVMIVGYLIQEACKKLKDRWNESEEIEIIEDYKHPSHLVDWDTSALRGDAYPTYGLGINVVEVEIDKVTLEVKIVGVWAVFDCGYAIDEKIVEGQIKGGVAQALGWGALENIVNKDGKFLQVKMSDYMIPTSLDLPEIKSYIINEPYQYGPSGAKGVGEITFDGAASAYASAMENALNYHFTKIPILPENIAEVI; translated from the coding sequence ATGGAAACTCTAATTAAAGAATTGAAAAATTCTGTATCAAGAGTAGATGCTTTTGATAAGATAACAGGAAGAACTAAATATTTAAATGACATTGATTTTGGAAATGAAGTCCTGCATGCAAAGATTGTTTATTCTACAAAGGCAAGGGCTAAGATATTAAAAATAAATATTCCTGAACTTCCTGAAGGTTATTCTGTAATAGATTATAGAGATGTTCCGGGTAAAAATGCTGCTGCCATGATTATATCTGATTGGCGTCCTTTTGCTGATGATAATGTTAGATACATTGGAGAGACAATACTCCTTATTGTAGGTCCTGACAAAAATGTAGTATATGATATAGCAGAAAAAGTTACAATAGAATATCAAGATTTAGAGCCTGTATTGAATATAGATGATTCTAAGAAATTATTAGGCGGTCCCATATACGGAGATGATAATATCTTTGTTTCATTTAAAGCGGGATATGGAAATGTTGATGAAGCATTTAAAAAAGCTAAAACTATAATAGAGGAAACTTATTATACCCCATATCAGGAACATTTATATATGGAGGTAAATGGAACTGTAGGTGTTTGGGAAAATAACGGGGTAACTTTATATTCTTCTACGCAATGTCCCTACTATGTGCAAAAAGCGGTTGCTCCTGTTCTTGGTGTAGAAGAATCAAAGGTAAGAGTAATATCCCCTACTATAGGCGGAGGATTCGGAGGAAAAGAACATTATCCTGACATACTATCTGCTGCTGTTGCAGTTGCCGTACATAAACTCAAAAAAACAGTTAAACTTATATTAGACAGACAATTTGATATGGCTTATAGTGTAAAAAGACAGCCTGCTCAAATCACAACTAAAATTGCTCTTGATGAAAACAATAATATTACTGCACTTGATATAATTTCGGATATGGACGCTGGTGCTTATGAGTCAAGTTCCAGAGTTATTATGCAAAGATGTACTTATACTGCTGCTAATGTATATCATTTCCCTAATGTAAGAGTTTTGGGAAGATTGTACTGCACTAATAATGTACCTAGCTGTGCTTTCAGAGGATTCGGCGGACCTCAGGCTATATTTGCTATAGAAAGAACTATGGATAATATAGCAAAAAAAATAGGCATTGATCCTATAGAACTTAAAAGAAAATACTTTGTAAAACAAAATGATCCTACAATAACAGGCGGTATATTCCATGATAATATAATACTTCCTAAAATGCTTGATTTAGCCTTAAAAGAATCTGATTATGAAGAAAAAAGAAAAAAATATAAAGATGATATGTACAGAGGAATAGGAATATCATGCTTTCTGCATGGATGTGCTTTTACAGGAAGCGGTGAAAGAGACATAATTAAAGCCAAATTAAAGTTAAAGAAAAAAGGAAATAAAGTAACAATACTAACATCAAATACAGAAATAGGTCAGGGACTTCATACCACATTTAGAAAAATAGCCGCTTATAATTTGCAAATACCATTGGAAAATATAGATATATCTGTGTATGATACTAATATAATACCAAATACAGGTCCTACAGTGGCTTCTCGTTCTGTTATGATAGTCGGATATTTAATACAGGAAGCATGTAAAAAATTAAAAGACAGATGGAATGAATCTGAAGAAATAGAAATAATAGAAGACTATAAACACCCATCACATTTAGTTGATTGGGATACCTCTGCTTTAAGAGGAGATGCCTACCCTACTTATGGGCTCGGAATAAATGTTGTTGAAGTTGAAATTGATAAAGTTACATTAGAAGTAAAAATAGTAGGTGTTTGGGCGGTATTTGACTGCGGATATGCTATAGATGAAAAAATAGTTGAAGGTCAAATAAAAGGCGGTGTTGCTCAGGCACTTGGATGGGGGGCTTTAGAAAACATAGTAAATAAAGACGGAAAATTCTTACAGGTAAAAATGTCTGATTATATGATACCAACTTCTTTGGATTTACCTGAAATAAAGTCATATATTATTAATGAACCTTACCAATATGGTCCTTCTGGTGCTAAGGGAGTAGGAGAAATTACTTTTGACGGAGCGGCAAGTGCTTATGCATCTGCTATGGAAAATGCTCTGAATTATCATTTTACAAAAATACCTATTCTCCCTGAAAACATAGCGGAGGTGATATAA
- the arcC gene encoding carbamate kinase, producing MENKKRIVIALGGNALGDTLAEQMEAVKITAKNIVDLVENGCEVIVAHGNGPQVGFINNAMNEYTAHHKTGNDIPLSVCVAMSQAYIGYDLQNAIMEEFSNRKITVPPIATLITQVVVDENDPAFKNPTKPIGQFMTKEEGEEKAKELGWVVKEDAGRGYRRVVASPKPVAIAESTAIKAMLNEKALVICCGGGGIPVIRIGNHLKGMAAVIDKDFAASVLAKELHADMLIILTAVEKVAVNFGKPDVKWLDSMTLEEAKKHCDDGQFAPGSMLPKVQACMQFVEATGKEAMITLLEKAKDAINGKTGTRVIK from the coding sequence ATGGAAAATAAAAAAAGAATTGTTATTGCTTTGGGCGGTAATGCATTAGGTGATACACTCGCTGAGCAAATGGAAGCCGTAAAAATAACTGCAAAAAATATAGTGGATTTGGTAGAAAATGGCTGCGAAGTTATAGTAGCACATGGAAACGGACCTCAAGTCGGATTCATTAACAATGCTATGAATGAATATACTGCACATCATAAAACAGGTAATGATATACCTCTTTCTGTTTGTGTTGCTATGAGTCAGGCTTATATTGGATATGATTTACAAAATGCTATTATGGAGGAATTCTCTAACAGAAAAATAACAGTTCCGCCTATAGCTACATTAATTACCCAAGTTGTAGTTGATGAAAATGATCCTGCTTTCAAAAATCCTACTAAACCTATAGGTCAGTTTATGACTAAAGAAGAGGGAGAGGAAAAAGCCAAAGAATTAGGCTGGGTAGTTAAAGAAGATGCTGGAAGAGGATACAGAAGAGTTGTTGCTTCTCCTAAACCTGTTGCTATAGCAGAAAGTACTGCTATAAAAGCTATGCTTAATGAAAAAGCATTAGTTATATGCTGCGGAGGCGGCGGAATACCTGTGATAAGAATAGGTAATCACTTAAAAGGTATGGCTGCTGTTATAGATAAAGACTTTGCTGCTTCTGTACTTGCTAAAGAACTTCATGCTGATATGCTTATAATATTAACTGCTGTAGAAAAAGTTGCTGTTAATTTTGGTAAGCCGGATGTTAAATGGCTTGATTCTATGACTTTAGAAGAGGCTAAAAAACATTGCGATGATGGTCAGTTTGCTCCTGGCTCTATGCTTCCTAAAGTACAGGCTTGTATGCAGTTTGTAGAAGCCACTGGAAAAGAAGCTATGATAACATTACTTGAAAAAGCTAAAGATGCTATCAATGGAAAAACAGGTACTAGAGTTATAAAATAA
- the ygeW gene encoding knotted carbamoyltransferase YgeW — MGIQKYISKLDSLEFGKMYQNDFFLTWDKTFDELQAVWTVADALRFLRETNTSTKVFDSGLGISLFRDNSTRTRFSFASACNLLGLEVQDLDEGKSQIAHGETVRETANMVSFMADVIGIRDDMYIGKGHEYMKEVSASVRQGYNDGILEQIPTLVNLQCDRDHPTQMMADSLHFIHELGGLENLKGKKVAMTWAYSPSYGKPLSVPQGAAGLFTRLGMDVALAYPKGYELMPEVEAIAKKNAEAAGVKLTITNNMDEAFEDADVVYPKSWAPFAAMQERTELYGKGDTDGIKALEKRLLEQNANYKDWCCTEEKMKKTKDGKALYLHCLPADINDVSCKDGEVAASVFDRYRVPLYKQASYKPYVIAAMIFLSKFKDPQAILSKLASDKKPRIFG, encoded by the coding sequence ATGGGTATACAAAAATACATTTCAAAATTAGACAGCCTTGAATTCGGCAAAATGTATCAAAATGATTTCTTCTTAACTTGGGACAAAACTTTTGATGAATTACAAGCAGTTTGGACTGTTGCTGATGCTTTAAGATTCTTAAGAGAAACTAATACTTCTACTAAAGTATTTGATTCTGGTTTAGGTATTTCTTTATTCAGAGATAATTCTACTAGAACTCGCTTCTCTTTTGCTTCTGCTTGTAACCTTTTAGGTTTAGAAGTTCAGGACTTAGATGAAGGTAAAAGCCAAATAGCTCATGGTGAAACAGTTAGAGAAACTGCTAACATGGTATCTTTTATGGCTGATGTTATAGGTATCAGAGATGATATGTACATTGGTAAAGGTCATGAATACATGAAAGAAGTTTCTGCTTCTGTAAGACAAGGATACAATGACGGAATATTAGAACAAATTCCTACTTTGGTAAACTTACAATGCGACAGAGACCATCCAACACAAATGATGGCTGACTCACTTCACTTCATTCATGAATTAGGCGGATTAGAAAACCTTAAAGGTAAAAAAGTTGCTATGACTTGGGCTTATTCTCCTTCTTACGGCAAACCTCTTTCTGTACCTCAAGGTGCTGCTGGTTTATTCACTAGATTAGGTATGGATGTTGCTTTAGCTTATCCAAAAGGTTATGAACTTATGCCTGAAGTTGAAGCTATTGCTAAGAAAAATGCTGAAGCTGCTGGTGTTAAATTGACTATCACTAACAATATGGACGAAGCATTTGAAGATGCTGATGTTGTTTATCCTAAATCTTGGGCTCCTTTTGCTGCTATGCAGGAAAGAACTGAGCTTTATGGTAAAGGAGACACTGACGGTATTAAAGCTCTTGAAAAAAGATTATTAGAACAAAATGCTAATTATAAAGATTGGTGCTGTACTGAAGAAAAAATGAAAAAAACTAAAGACGGAAAAGCATTATACTTACACTGCTTACCTGCTGATATTAATGATGTTAGCTGTAAAGATGGAGAAGTTGCTGCTTCTGTATTTGACAGATATAGAGTTCCTCTTTACAAACAAGCTAGCTACAAACCTTATGTTATAGCTGCTATGATCTTCTTATCTAAATTTAAAGACCCTCAGGCTATATTAAGCAAATTAGCTTCTGATAAAAAACCAAGAATATTTGGATAA
- a CDS encoding YgeY family selenium metabolism-linked hydrolase, with protein MSAISKEQFEQIKAKAESYKADMTKFLRDLIRIPSESCEEKGVIERIAEEMKKVGFDKVDIDPMGNVLGYMGSGKTLIGIDAHIDTVGVGNKDNWNFDPYEGYENDVEIGGRGTSDQEGGIVSGVYGAKIMKDLGLLNDKYQVVVVGTVQEEDCDGLCWEYICKKSNIKPEFVISTEPTDGGIYRGQRGRMEIRVDVKGISCHGSAPERGDNAIYKMADILQDIRSLNENDAKDSTEIKGLVKMLEEKYNPQYKEANFLGRGTVTVSQIFYTSPSRCAVADSCSISLDRRMTAGETWESCLEEIRNLPNVKKYGAEVSMYNYDRPSWTGLVYPIECYFPTWVIPEDHAVTKALEEAYKGLYGTEERLGPTPEIEKERKARPLTDKWTFSTNGVSIMGRNGIPCIGFGPGAEAQAHAPNEKTWKQDLVNCAALYAAVPTIYCENK; from the coding sequence ATGAGTGCTATTTCAAAAGAACAATTTGAACAAATAAAAGCAAAAGCAGAAAGCTATAAAGCTGATATGACTAAATTCTTAAGAGATTTAATTAGAATTCCTAGTGAATCTTGCGAAGAAAAAGGCGTAATAGAAAGAATAGCTGAAGAGATGAAAAAAGTAGGATTCGACAAAGTAGATATAGATCCTATGGGCAATGTTTTAGGTTATATGGGAAGCGGTAAAACTTTGATAGGTATAGATGCTCATATAGATACAGTTGGTGTAGGAAATAAAGATAACTGGAATTTCGATCCTTATGAAGGTTATGAAAATGATGTAGAAATCGGAGGAAGAGGAACTTCTGATCAAGAAGGCGGTATAGTTTCTGGTGTTTATGGTGCTAAAATAATGAAAGATTTAGGTCTTTTAAATGACAAATATCAAGTTGTTGTTGTTGGTACTGTACAGGAAGAAGACTGCGACGGATTATGCTGGGAATATATATGCAAAAAAAGTAATATCAAACCTGAATTTGTAATTTCTACTGAACCTACTGACGGCGGTATCTACAGAGGTCAAAGAGGAAGAATGGAAATAAGAGTTGATGTTAAAGGTATTTCCTGCCATGGTTCTGCTCCAGAAAGAGGAGATAACGCTATTTACAAAATGGCTGATATACTTCAAGACATCAGAAGCCTTAACGAAAATGATGCTAAAGATTCTACAGAAATCAAAGGCTTAGTAAAAATGTTAGAAGAAAAATACAATCCTCAATATAAAGAAGCTAACTTCTTAGGAAGAGGTACTGTAACAGTTTCTCAAATATTCTACACTTCACCAAGCAGATGTGCTGTTGCTGACTCTTGTTCTATTTCTTTAGACAGAAGAATGACTGCAGGCGAAACTTGGGAAAGCTGCTTAGAAGAAATAAGAAATCTTCCTAATGTAAAAAAATACGGTGCTGAAGTATCTATGTATAACTATGACAGACCATCTTGGACAGGTTTAGTTTATCCAATAGAATGCTACTTCCCTACTTGGGTAATTCCAGAAGATCATGCTGTAACTAAAGCTTTAGAAGAAGCATACAAAGGCTTATATGGTACAGAAGAGAGATTAGGACCTACTCCTGAAATAGAAAAAGAAAGAAAAGCTCGTCCTCTTACTGACAAATGGACTTTCTCTACTAACGGAGTATCTATTATGGGAAGAAACGGAATACCTTGTATAGGTTTCGGACCTGGTGCTGAAGCTCAGGCTCATGCTCCTAATGAAAAAACTTGGAAACAAGATTTAGTAAACTGTGCTGCTTTATATGCTGCTGTACCTACTATTTACTGTGAAAATAAATAA
- the dpaL gene encoding diaminopropionate ammonia-lyase gives MSELKWAENKMPKTEDKNLPIMSIEEVKKAKAFHQSFPQYTQTPLADLKEMAQYLGLGTVKVKDESYRFGLNAFKVLGGSYSMARYIAQKMGKDVSEFPYDVLTSKKLKDEFGQATFFSATDGNHGRGVAWAANKLGQKSVIFMPKGSTETRLKNIQAEGATATIEEYNYDECVRKAAAEAAKVPNGVVVQDTAWEGYEEIPAWIMQGYGTMALEADEQFGERPTHVFVQAGVGSLAGAMVGYFSNKYKDNPPIMVIVEAEAAACLYKGAEAGDGKIRIVEGDLDTIMAGLACGEPNITSWDILKNHADCFIAAKDIIAARGMRMLAAPLKGDPQVVSGESGAAPFGALATIMLKDEYAELRKKLKLDSNSKVLLFSTEGDTDPIRWKNIVWEAKER, from the coding sequence ATGAGTGAACTTAAATGGGCTGAAAATAAGATGCCTAAAACAGAAGATAAAAATTTACCAATAATGTCTATTGAGGAGGTAAAAAAAGCAAAAGCATTTCATCAAAGTTTCCCTCAATATACACAAACACCATTAGCTGATTTAAAAGAAATGGCTCAATATTTAGGTTTAGGAACTGTAAAAGTAAAAGACGAGTCATACAGATTTGGTCTTAATGCTTTCAAAGTATTAGGCGGTTCTTATTCTATGGCTAGATATATAGCTCAGAAAATGGGAAAAGATGTAAGCGAATTTCCTTATGATGTATTAACTTCAAAAAAATTAAAAGATGAATTCGGTCAGGCTACATTCTTCTCAGCTACAGACGGCAACCATGGAAGAGGTGTTGCTTGGGCTGCTAATAAATTAGGACAAAAATCAGTAATTTTTATGCCTAAAGGTTCAACAGAAACTAGATTAAAAAATATTCAGGCTGAAGGCGCCACTGCTACAATAGAAGAATACAACTATGATGAATGCGTTAGAAAGGCTGCTGCAGAAGCTGCTAAAGTACCTAATGGTGTAGTTGTACAGGATACTGCTTGGGAAGGTTATGAAGAAATACCAGCTTGGATTATGCAAGGTTACGGTACTATGGCATTAGAAGCTGATGAACAATTTGGAGAAAGACCTACACATGTGTTTGTACAGGCTGGAGTTGGTTCTTTGGCTGGTGCTATGGTTGGATATTTCTCTAACAAATATAAAGATAATCCTCCTATAATGGTTATAGTTGAAGCTGAAGCTGCTGCTTGTTTATATAAGGGTGCTGAAGCTGGAGACGGTAAAATAAGAATAGTAGAAGGTGATTTAGATACTATAATGGCTGGACTTGCATGCGGTGAGCCTAATATCACTTCTTGGGATATACTTAAAAATCATGCTGACTGCTTTATAGCTGCTAAAGACATAATTGCTGCAAGAGGTATGAGAATGCTTGCAGCTCCGTTAAAAGGAGATCCTCAAGTTGTATCTGGTGAATCTGGTGCTGCTCCTTTCGGTGCTTTGGCTACTATTATGCTTAAAGATGAATATGCTGAATTGAGAAAAAAATTAAAACTTGATTCTAATTCTAAAGTATTATTATTCAGCACTGAAGGAGATACTGATCCTATAAGATGGAAAAATATAGTTTGGGAAGCTAAAGAAAGGTAA